Genomic window (Bacillus vallismortis):
GTCAATCAAATGAACGAACAAATCAATAAAATGAGCCAGTCAATTTCATCATTGCAAAGTCTTCTTCATACATTTTCCGGGAGCGGCCAAAAGCAATCTCAGCCAGGCTCTGGACAGCATCCTTTTTCTTTTCGAAAGGATTAAAAAAGGGGAGCTTATATGCGCAAAGAGGTTCAGGAATTTATTTCAGCAAATGAAGAACGGAAACGATTCATCAGAGAACAGCCGATATGGTACCGCAGGCTTTCGAGAAAACCGGATGATCTGTCCTCCTTTCAGCTTGAGATGATGAACTTTTATGAAAAAACCATACCGCACCGGGTGAACCAGTTTACGAACGGGATTCAAATGGCGCAAATGATGATGCAAATGTTTCAAGCGATGCGGACAAAAGATTGAAAGGCCCGAAAGAGGGTCTTTTTTCATGCTGTAAATGCAGGGAGATTGTTTTCAGGCTTCGGCTAAGGATTTTCCAATTGGCTGGTTTCATGGTAAACTAACAACTGGAGGTGCGTGTTATGTATGCGACGATGGAATCCGTGCGGCTTCAAAGTGAAGCTCAGCAGCTT
Coding sequences:
- a CDS encoding YlbE-like family protein, coding for MRKEVQEFISANEERKRFIREQPIWYRRLSRKPDDLSSFQLEMMNFYEKTIPHRVNQFTNGIQMAQMMMQMFQAMRTKD